TAATTCTTTTTGACGATACTGTGCAACACTAAATTTAAACCATAAAAGCGCTGGACTTGCTACAAATATAGAACTTGCAGTACCTGCTATAATACCTACTATCATAGTTAGAGCAAAACCTTCTATCATAGATCCGCCAAAGAAATAAAGCACTACAACAGTAATCAAAGTCAAACCCGTTGTTAAAGTAGTTCTTGATAAAGTAGCTGAAACTGATTCATTAATAATTAGATCAAGTTTTGAATTTTTACTTGTTTTAACACCTTCTCTAATCCTATCAAAAATAATAATCGTATCATTTAAAGAATATCCAAGCACAGTTAAAACAGCCGCCAAAATATCTAAATTTACATCTATTTCAAATAACGCAATAGCGCCCAAAGTAATAACTATATCATGAATTTCACATACAATAGAAGCCATAGCAAAACGCCATTCAAATCTTACTGCCAAATAAATCAAAATAGCAATCAAAGAAATTCCAACCGCCATAAGACCTTTATTACGCAGTTCATCTCCTACTTTTGGACCTACTACATCCACGCGGCGCACTTCAAATTTACCCGTATCTTTTAATAAATTTGCAATGCTTACTCCAATATCACTTCCCAAACTATCACTACTTCCTGAAAAACGAATAATCACTTCATTAGCACTACCAAATTCAGTAACACTAGCGCCTTTTAAATTTTCATTGATAGCTAAAGCTTTACGAATTTCAGCCAAAGGAGCTTTTTGCTCATATTGAAGTTGCACCAAAGTTCCACCAGTAAAATCAATACCAAAATTTAAACCCTTAGTAAAAAGGATAAAAATAGAACCAAAAAATAAAATAAAAGACAAAGAGATGGCTGCAAATCTCATTCTCATAAAATCATAAACATGTTTTTGACTAAAAAATTGCATTAAGGTCTCCTATATCCAAACCATAATCTTGTGTTATTGCTTTTTTCCATACGGTTCATAAACATTTCAAACATACCATGAGTTCCAACAATAGAAGTAATCATCGAAACTAAAATCCCAATACTCAAAGTCACCGCAAAACCTTTTACCGCACCCGTTCCATAAGCATAAAGCACCACTGAAGTAATAAGCGAAGTAATATTAGAATCTAAAATCGCACTCATTGCATGTTTATAACCATTTTCAACACTTTGTCTTATGCTAGCACCTTCTCGCAATAATTCTCTAATTCTTTCATTAATAATAACATTAGAATCTACTGCCATACCCACAGTCAGTACAAGTCCTGCCATACCAGGCAAAGTCAAAGTTGCACCAAACATAGCCATTACAGCAATAATCACTAAAATATTTGCCACTAAAGCAATATTAGCAAAAATTCCTGCTATACCATAATACATCACCATAAATGCAATAACCAATATAGAAGCACCTGCTAGGGCTATCATACTCATTTTAATACTATCAGCACCCAAAGATGGTCCAACACTTCTTTTTTCAAGCATTTTAACCGGTGCTAAAAGCGCCCCACTTCTTAAAGCAATAGCCACATCATGAGCTTCTTCTACGGTAAAGCTACCACTAATTTGGCCACTACCCCCGCCTATTCTTTCATTAATTCTTGGAGCTGAATATACTTTGTTATCCAAAACTATAGCTAAGCGTTTACCTACATTATTTCCGGTATAGTCTCCAAATTTTTTCGCACCTTCTGAATTTAAGGTAAAATTAATAACAGGAAGATTGTTACTTTGTGCAAAGCCTACTTTTGCATCTGTTAGCATAGAACCATCAAGAATGGGTATAGATTTTACTAGATATTTAATTTGAGGATTTTTTGCATCTTCAAAAATCAAGTCTCCATATTCAGCAGCTTGAGCTGGAGTAAGATTATTTACCTGATCCATTCTTACATCATCTACTTCCATTAATTGCAAATGTGCAGCTTTTGCGATAAGTTCTCTAGCTCTAGCCTCATCTGCAGCAGTTTTAATACCTGGAAGCTCGACTAAAATTTTATCCTCACCCGATCTTGCTACGTTTGGCTCTGCAAGGCCAAATTGATCAAGTCTGTTTCTAATGGTTTCTACAGCTTGTAAAATAGCTTGTTCATGGGTTAATTTAATTTCTTCTTGGGTTAAAGAAAGTGTGTAGTGTAAATTTTCGTGTGTAATAGCCAAGCCTTTAATGTCTTTTAATAACAAATCAACCTTAGCTACATCATTTTCATCTAATAAACTAAATTCAATACTAGCATCATTTACTTTGATTTTATCAACAATAA
This genomic stretch from Campylobacter lari subsp. concheus harbors:
- the secF gene encoding protein translocase subunit SecF; translated protein: MQFFSQKHVYDFMRMRFAAISLSFILFFGSIFILFTKGLNFGIDFTGGTLVQLQYEQKAPLAEIRKALAINENLKGASVTEFGSANEVIIRFSGSSDSLGSDIGVSIANLLKDTGKFEVRRVDVVGPKVGDELRNKGLMAVGISLIAILIYLAVRFEWRFAMASIVCEIHDIVITLGAIALFEIDVNLDILAAVLTVLGYSLNDTIIIFDRIREGVKTSKNSKLDLIINESVSATLSRTTLTTGLTLITVVVLYFFGGSMIEGFALTMIVGIIAGTASSIFVASPALLWFKFSVAQYRQKELEKVKKKQEKEKLRAMYEKGTV
- the secD gene encoding protein translocase subunit SecD, translating into MRSGKITYRSIIFFVVFLIGLIFSIPSFMQTQSGAKINLGLDLQGGLHMLLGVEVEEAVKSKVKSIASSLSYSINKEDIIVDKIKVNDASIEFSLLDENDVAKVDLLLKDIKGLAITHENLHYTLSLTQEEIKLTHEQAILQAVETIRNRLDQFGLAEPNVARSGEDKILVELPGIKTAADEARARELIAKAAHLQLMEVDDVRMDQVNNLTPAQAAEYGDLIFEDAKNPQIKYLVKSIPILDGSMLTDAKVGFAQSNNLPVINFTLNSEGAKKFGDYTGNNVGKRLAIVLDNKVYSAPRINERIGGGSGQISGSFTVEEAHDVAIALRSGALLAPVKMLEKRSVGPSLGADSIKMSMIALAGASILVIAFMVMYYGIAGIFANIALVANILVIIAVMAMFGATLTLPGMAGLVLTVGMAVDSNVIINERIRELLREGASIRQSVENGYKHAMSAILDSNITSLITSVVLYAYGTGAVKGFAVTLSIGILVSMITSIVGTHGMFEMFMNRMEKSNNTRLWFGYRRP